A single window of Falco peregrinus isolate bFalPer1 chromosome 11, bFalPer1.pri, whole genome shotgun sequence DNA harbors:
- the CNPY3 gene encoding protein canopy homolog 3 isoform X1 — protein MPRGCYGCPAGRAGRSRKRGPGSGAMAAAAALVLLAAALAGGDDSDWVRLPSKCEVCKYVAVELKSAFEETGKTKEVIDTKYGFLDGKGSAVKYTQSDIRLIEVTENICKRLLDYNLHKERSGSNRFAKGMSETFETLHNLVHKGVKVVMDIPYELWNETSAEVADLKKQCDVLVEEYEDVIEDWYRNHQTEDLSQFLCANHVLKGKDTSCLTEKWTGKKGDLASVGEKQSKKKSRKKKSRKDESEGAESKRAASLPAVGEALEESGVQEEAPLTHSPADEL, from the exons ATGCCACGCGGTTGCTATGGttgcccggcggggcgggcggggcgctCCCGGAAGCGTGGCCCCGGAAGCGGagccatggcggcggcggcggcgctggtGCTACTGGCggcggcgctggcaggaggcGACGACTCGGACTGGGTGCGGCTGCCCAGCAAGTGCGAGG TGTGCAAGTATGTGGCAGTGGAGctgaaatctgcttttgaggAGACTGGCAAGACCAAGGAGGTGATTGACACCAAGTATGGCTTCCTGGATGGGAAGGGCTCTGCTGTGAAGTACACGCAGTC GGACATCCGGTTAATCGAGGTGACGGAGAACATCTGCAAGCGCCTGTTGGATTACAACCTGCACAAAGAGAGGAGCGGCAGTAACAGATTTGCGAAG GGCATGTCAGAGACCTTCGAGACTCTGCACAACCTGGTGCACAAGGGCGTCAAGGTGGTGATGGACATTCCCTATGAGCTATGGAACGAGACCTCCGCTGAGGTGGCTGACCTCAAAAAGCAG TGCGACGTGCTGGTGGAGGAGTATGAAGACGTGATCGAGGATTGGTACAGGAACCACCAGACAGAGGATCTCTCACAGTTTCTCTGTGCCAACCACGTGCTAAAAGGGAAGGACACAA gctgcctcACAGAGAAGTGGACAGGCAAGAAGGGTGACCTGGCAAGTGTGGGGGAGAAgcagagcaagaaaaagagcaggaagaagaagagCCGGAAGGATGAGAGCGAGGGGGCTGAAAGCAAGAGGGCTGCCAGCCTCCCGGCTGTGGGGGAGGCCCTGGAGGAGAGCGGGGTGCAGGAGGAGGCTCCGCTCACCCACAGCCCGGCCGATGAGCTGTAG
- the GNMT gene encoding glycine N-methyltransferase isoform X1, with the protein MVDSVYRTRSLGVAAEGLPDQYADGRAARVWQLYIGDTRGRTAEYRSWLLALLRQHRCRSVLDVACGTGVDSIMLLEEGFQVTSVDASDKMLKYALKERWERRKEEPFDRWVIEEANWLTLEKDLEKPGDGFDAVICLGNSFAHLPDFKGDQSDHKLALRNIASMVRPGGVLVIDHRNYDHILATGCAPPGKNIYYKTSSCGPQSDLTKDITTSVLLVNNKAHMVTLDYTVQVPPAEAGAAPELSKFRLSYYPHRLEAFTALLKGAFQGKCQHSVLGDFQPYTPGQAHVPCYFIHVVKKMA; encoded by the exons ATGGTGGACAGCGTGTACCGGACGCGGTCGCTGGGGGTGGCGGCGGAGGGGCTGCCAGACCAGTACGCGGACGGGCGGGCGGCCCGCGTGTGGCAGCTGTACATCGGGGACACGCGGGGCCGCACGGCCGAGTACCGCAGCTGGCTCCTGGCGCTGCTCCGCCAGCACCGCTGCCGCTCCGTCCTCGACGTGGCCTGCGGCACCGG ggtggACTCCATcatgctgctggaggagggctTCCAGGTGACCAGCGTCGACGCCAGCGACAAGATGCTCAAGTACGCGCTGAAGGAGCGCTGGGAGCGGCGCAAGGAGGAGCCCTTCGACCGATGGG TCATCGAGGAGGCCAACTGGCTCACACTGGAGAAGGACCTGGAGAAGCCGGGGGATGGGTTTGACGCGGTCATTTGCCTGGGCAACTCCTTCGCACACCTGCCTGACTTCAaag GGGACCAGAGTGACCACAAGTTGGCCCTGAGGAACATTGCCAGCATGGTGCGGCCCGGGGGCGTCCTGGTCATCGACCACCGCAACTACGATCACATCCTGGCCACGGGCTGCGCACCACCTGGCAAGAACATCTACTACAAG ACATCCTCCTGTGGTCCCCAGAGTGACTTGACCAAGGACATCACCACCTCGGTGCTGCTGGTGAACAACAAAGCACACATGGTGACCCTGGACTACACGGTGCAGGTCCCCCCTGCCGaagcaggggcagccccagagCTGAG CAAGTTTCGGCTCTCGTACTACCCGCACCGGCTGGAGGccttcacagccctgctgaaAGGCGCCTTCCAGGGGAAGTGCCAGCACAGCGTTCTGGGAGACTTCCAGCCTTACACGCCAGGGCAGGCCCACGTCCCCTGCTACTTCATCCACGTAGTGAAGAAGATGGCCTGA
- the GNMT gene encoding glycine N-methyltransferase isoform X2: MVDSVYRTRSLGVAAEGLPDQYADGRAARVWQLYIGDTRGRTAEYRSWLLALLRQHRCRSVLDVACGTGVDSIMLLEEGFQVTSVDASDKMLKYALKERWERRKEEPFDRWVIEEANWLTLEKDLEKPGDGFDAVICLGNSFAHLPDFKGDQSDHKLALRNIASMVRPGGVLVIDHRNYDHILATGCAPPGKNIYYKSDLTKDITTSVLLVNNKAHMVTLDYTVQVPPAEAGAAPELSKFRLSYYPHRLEAFTALLKGAFQGKCQHSVLGDFQPYTPGQAHVPCYFIHVVKKMA; the protein is encoded by the exons ATGGTGGACAGCGTGTACCGGACGCGGTCGCTGGGGGTGGCGGCGGAGGGGCTGCCAGACCAGTACGCGGACGGGCGGGCGGCCCGCGTGTGGCAGCTGTACATCGGGGACACGCGGGGCCGCACGGCCGAGTACCGCAGCTGGCTCCTGGCGCTGCTCCGCCAGCACCGCTGCCGCTCCGTCCTCGACGTGGCCTGCGGCACCGG ggtggACTCCATcatgctgctggaggagggctTCCAGGTGACCAGCGTCGACGCCAGCGACAAGATGCTCAAGTACGCGCTGAAGGAGCGCTGGGAGCGGCGCAAGGAGGAGCCCTTCGACCGATGGG TCATCGAGGAGGCCAACTGGCTCACACTGGAGAAGGACCTGGAGAAGCCGGGGGATGGGTTTGACGCGGTCATTTGCCTGGGCAACTCCTTCGCACACCTGCCTGACTTCAaag GGGACCAGAGTGACCACAAGTTGGCCCTGAGGAACATTGCCAGCATGGTGCGGCCCGGGGGCGTCCTGGTCATCGACCACCGCAACTACGATCACATCCTGGCCACGGGCTGCGCACCACCTGGCAAGAACATCTACTACAAG AGTGACTTGACCAAGGACATCACCACCTCGGTGCTGCTGGTGAACAACAAAGCACACATGGTGACCCTGGACTACACGGTGCAGGTCCCCCCTGCCGaagcaggggcagccccagagCTGAG CAAGTTTCGGCTCTCGTACTACCCGCACCGGCTGGAGGccttcacagccctgctgaaAGGCGCCTTCCAGGGGAAGTGCCAGCACAGCGTTCTGGGAGACTTCCAGCCTTACACGCCAGGGCAGGCCCACGTCCCCTGCTACTTCATCCACGTAGTGAAGAAGATGGCCTGA